Part of the Tolypothrix sp. PCC 7910 genome, TTGCAGCAGACTATGCCTCATTATCTTTCTCAACAATGAAGAAAGAGGATTTGCCATATTACCTTCTTTAACCGAACACGATATTAGTGATCTACCAAAAGTCTATCCTCAGTTCTGTTCGACTTTTGAGAACTTTCCTTAATTATTCGCTGTAACACCTGCTTGAGAACAGTGCTATGGAAAAATACACTGGGGGGTTTGAGTAAATGCATCACCTCTAAGAACAGCTTGTGCAGATCGGCGCTGTCTGCTGCTAGCAGTAACACTTGATCTAGATAAATCTGCATAAATTGTGTCATTAAACTGGGTCGTCCACCCACAGTAGTAGCAAACCGAAAATCTTCGCTAGTCGCCATCATCCAAGGAACTGCAATTATTTTGCTCAGTTGTTTTTGAAAGTTTTGAGATAGACCGACTAAATTTCCGTGAGCGTGGCGAGATAATTGCTGGCTCAAACACTCATCTAACAACAATGCAGCATTAGCCGCAGTAGTCATACCTTGTCCATAGACAGGATTGAAAGCACACACTGCATCACCTAGTAGCACAAACCCTGAGGGCAATCTCGACAGTTTTTCATAGTGTCGCCATCTATTTTCCGTGCGATGATAAGCAGTTAAGGGGGAAATGGGTTGAGCATCTTTGATAGTTTCATAGATAATCGGATTGCGTAAGCTCCGAGCAAAATTTAAAAATCCAGCTTCGTCAGTAGGCGGATAATCTCGACCAACGCCAACCAGTGTGACTATCCAACGATTTCCCTCGATCGCAGTTAATACACCACCACGTGTGTCTGGTGCTTTAGCTGTTACCAATACACCCAACCAATCAGCTGAAAAGTTTTCTGGAAGTTGATACAAGCGGCTAGTATAGCCCAAAAAGGAATTAACCACAGTTTCTTGTGGTGGTTTATAACCAATTGCTTCTAACCACTGAGGCGCATGAGAATTACGTCCGCTAGCATCTACTACTAAATCAGCAGTAAAATCTGTTTGTCTGGGGTAAGTGTCTTGCTTGCTATCAAGTTTTTGGCGTACTCGTACACCCGTAACCTGAGTTTTATTGGAATTAGACAGCAAACTCTCAACAATTGCTGCTTGCACAAATACAACACGCTTGTTAGCAAATAATCGACGGCGGATCATACATTCCAGCAAATTCCGGCTTAAACTGTAGACGTTCAGATCGGAATTAAACCGGGGTGTCCATCCTCCTATGCCATACCACAAAAAATTAGCACTGGCATTAATAGCGATCGCACCAGATGCGGGTAATTCATTCTGGATACCTGGAAAAAGCTGCTCTATTACATCCAAACCCCGTTTGAGTAAGATGTGAAAGTGAAGAGCTTGGGGTACACCAGGGCGTTGTTCTGGTTGCTCGCTCAAGCGATCGCGTTCAATAATTGTTACCCGATGAAAGTATTTACTCAGCACTTGCGCTGCTAGCAATCCCGCAATACTTCCTCCAATAACAAGAGCGTGGCTTTCTTGGTCTGGTTTGCCAATGTTTGAGGAAAACATATAATTTTTACCCCTAGATTACACACTCTCACTAAATTTTAGATTTTAGGGACCTCCAGAAAATAAATTATCCCATTTTCATAGTGGCAGATTCTTCCTCCTCTGCTTCCTCTACCTCCTCTGCATACACAGTGTTCGCGTAGCGTCCCGCAGGGATGGAATATTTTTTAGTTGGAAGTCTCTGAGTTTGTTTTGGAGCCTCGATAAATGCGCTCCCATTGTTCTGGAGCAAGTTCTGTCATAGGAAACCATTCATATTCAGAGCTAGGGATTTGCTTTGGTAATCGAACAGCACTTTGTTGGTTAGTAGGGAAATGTATATCCCCATCGCTAGTTAAAGATGGGCTAATTAAAGTTTCATCTATCTCTGATGGGGGTAGATGATTTGGGAGTAATACATAAGCGTGCTGTTGTGGATTGTATGCCAAAACTTCTCCTGTCTCAATTTGATATATCCAAGCATAAATACTAAGTTGTTTTTGGTGAAGCTTAGAGCGAATCGCTGGATAAGTCCGAAGATTTTCGATTTGGGTGAGTACATTCTCAGCAATAATTATTTCTAATAATTCTTCCCCCTCATAGTTGCTATAGTTATCTTTCACCAACCTTCGAGTGGCCTCTGCATACTTAAGCCAGTCATGTACAAGCGGCATTTCTACCCGCAATTTGTCTAATTTCATTAACCCTTTCATGGCACCACAATGTGAGTGACCACAGACAATAATTTGTTGAATATCTAATGCTTGAATTGCGTATTCAATTGTTGCCCCTTCGCCACCATTGGTAGCACCAAATGGTGGAATAATGTTACCTGCATTGCGGATTACAAATAATTCACCTAACCCAGCTTGTGTAATTAGGTTGGGATCGATACGCGAATCTGAACAAGTAATAAATAGTACTCTAGGTTTTTGACCTAGAGAAAGTTGTTCAAATAGTTCTTCATTGGCAGGAAAATAACTACTTTTAAATTCGCGCAGACCTCTAATTAATTTCTTCATGGGGCACCTAAATAAATATGGTCATAATTGAGATTTTTCAGATAATTATTTACCAGAAACCTATGAGATACTATTCATCAAAATTATTGACTAAATTCGGTTAGTAATATCTCGTAATAGATTGCATGATGTTATCCACTTAGCCAAAGAGGGAAACTTATTATTGTATTGTTATAGCCATATGAGTTAACTACTATCTTTGGTTATAGTTTTAATGTGAAATCAATCTGCAATTAGAATAAATTTACTATTTTTCTGGAACTTCATCAAGTTTCGTTTGTACCTTTGTACTTATGTCTACAAGTGAGGGACTGGGCAATGATCATCTCTCGCTACATTACTGTGCCCTTACGAAAATTTGGGTTTTTTAGACTCTTGACATTTGAACGCCAGTTCACTCAACGGAGGGAACCTCCGCACGTGACTGGCTCCCCTAGACAAACCTAAACGAAAAAAATATGACACTTGCGTAAGTCCTAAAATAGAGAATCAATTTTTTTCTTAAGCTAAAGGTAATGTATTTACTTTCGTCCATTGAGGCGCAATTAATCAAGTTTATCCCTTGCCATAACGATAATTTTTAACATCGAGGTACTTATGAGCAATGTTGACTACTTGCCAATGGCATTAAAACTTTTCACAGTGTTGGGCTGCTCCTTGGTTGCAGGGGTCTTCTTTGCCTTCTCAACTTTTGTCATGAGCGCTCTAGCTCGGCTTCAGCCTAGAGAAGGCATTGTTGCTATGCAATCGATCAATATTACAGCAATCAATCCGTGGTTTATGGTGGCGCTATTTGGCACGGCATTGGCTTGCTTGTTTCTGGCGATCGCCTCGCTGTCAAAATTGCATCGACCTGGTGCAGTCTACTTGCTGCTTGGTAGCCTGTGCTATCTCGTGGGTACAATTCTGGTGACGATCGCTTTTAATGTACCGCTAAATGATGCTCTGGCGATCGCCAAACCAGATAGTCCTGAGAGCGCAAATTTATGGGCTAGATATCTTGCCAACTGGACATTCTGGAACCATGTACGAACAATAGCAGCGTTTGGGGCAGCTGCTTTATTGGCGATCGCATTCTGTAAGCAAACAGGAACTTATTAATTGCCACGCTCTACTAAATATGAGTCTGCAATTAAGCTGACATCAGCTGCTGAAGGCGTTTTGGTTCCTCTCCCAGCCAATCTGGATTTTTGGCAGTACCATCAAAAATGGATGAGGTTTTAAAAGGTTCAAACTCACCGCGAGATCCGGCTGTTGCGGTTTTGGCTAACAAAGCTTGCACTTGCTCATCTGTCATCGGTCTAAATGTGTCTACTGCTTGAAATGCTTGCTCCAAAATTTCTATACTGTCGATTCCTGTAATCACTACCGAGGTGGGTAGATTGAGCGCATAGTGGAGACATTCAATTGGCGTTACTGTCTTGGACTGCAGCAGAATGCCATTTGCCATACTTTTCATCCCCAAAATGCCAATGTTGCGTTTCACTAGTTCTGGCACAACCAGATTTGCAAAACTCCGGTAATGTGCATCCATGACATTCAGTGGCATCTGAACTGTAGCAAACTTAAAGCCATAATTTTCTGCAACATGGAGCATATGCAGATGAATTTCTGGGTCTTTGTGCCCAGTAAAGCCAATGTAGCGTACTTTTCCAGCTGCTTGTGCTGCAACTAGCGCGGCATTTGCCCCATCTTCATCAAAGACGCGATGCGGATCTTCAAACCGCAGGATTTCGTGATGTTGTACTAGATCAATGCAATCGACTTGTAAGCGTTGCAGAGATTCGTCGAGCTGTTTGGTAGCTTCTTTCTTAGAGCGTCCATCAATTTTTGTCATGAGGAAAACTTTGTCTCGATAACCATCATGGAGGGCTTTCCCCATACGGATTTCGCTCTCACCACCGTTATAGTCCCAACTGTTATCCATGAAAGTGATACCCCGATCAATCGCCATGCGAACAAGACGAATTGCCAGTTGCTCATCTACGTGTTTCAAGCTGAGATGCCATCCTCCCAACCCAATTGCAGAAACTCTTTCTCCAGTACTACCAAGTTCTCGATATAGCATTTCTCATTTCCTTGTTGTAGTTGTTATCAATATTTATGCAGTGGTCTGATTACCAAAATCACATTTTGAGTTATCAAAATCCTAATTTCTGATTGTATTTGAGAAAGTTTTTGGAACTAATACAGTTTCCAAATTAGGATCTGTGCTGAATGCTTACTTGCAATGGGTGAATTTTTTTGTTACTAGACGGACTCAGCGAATAATTAGCCTTAACCATACTAAGAAAATCAGCTAAGGAAATACGTCCTCCCACTGAGAGGTAAAGCAGATATCCAAAAGATAGATACCAAAAGGCTTAGAAGAATTGGTAAAAATTTAGTAGTGGACTGACACAGCCAAAATGTTGGATTAGAAAATGTTCGTAGTTGCTCTTTAGCGCCGTTTTAACTAGAAATCTAATACACAAAATTAGCCGCATGGATGATGCGTTAGGCGCTAGGATCGTCTTTCGTGACAAATCATCTTGGAAACCAGCGCCTAACGCATCCTACAATAATTTTATTTTTACTTTATAAATAACCTTTGAACAACAAAGTTTAAATAATAGTAATTGCAACCCTGTTTATACAAATCTATAGATTACACAGCAATTTGGATGAAAGTAGAATTCTCTGCAAGAATATCTCTTTCCACTTGAGAAACTGTTTTAAGTTTCATTTGTTGCAAATCGTGAAACACGAGTAAAACATCATCAAGATTGAATTTGTAGTACTCTGTTAAACTACGTATTTTGTAATTAAATTCACGATAACGATGTTTAAAATATAATTCCACATTACCGCGATTCGCCCAGGTTCCTAATACCTTAATGGAAACACTTTGATAATGTGCAAGTAAATCTTTTTTAACTTCTGCTACTCGTTCGGTTACTTGACGCTCAGTTACTCCTATTTTGTAGAGGGTTCCTTTATTTGTTTCAACCTCTAAAAAATATAATGTACAAGATAAGATGCGTTTGAGTTGAGCGCGGTAAAGTTTTAAATCAGTGAGTCTGTATGCTAAATCAGGAGTATTTTTATGCAGAGCGTGTTCTGCAACTAGCTGTAGTTTCAGCAGTTTTTTCAGTAATAGCGGTTCTTGAACTTCGTTAAATCTCGTTAATTCTAAGGCTCCAACAGGAATTTTACCTAATTCAGTAAATTCATATTCAGGCGGACTGAAATATACATTTTTTCTCAACATTCCGGCTTTCAGCAATCCAGGAGTAATTAAATAAGAACTTATCGGGTAATTTTTGGCTCCGTACTCCTGCCATAGCAATTTTAGCTGTGCCACATCCTTGCCGGATAGCTGAATGTTAAAGTTATCATACAGTGGTAAAGTGGGAAATTCTCGGTTAGCTACAGGGCGACAAGTTTCTTCATCGTGGGCGAAATGATGTTCTTTAACCTTGCCTTTTTTAGCAATTAAACCACCCTGGCAATAAGGGCACTTAAGTGTGGTCTTACCACTGGAGATATCTTCAATACTGACTAATATACTATCTCGATTTATACCATATTTCAGCCACATTTTCACACCATGATTTTAACTGAAGTTGCTCTTACTAGTGTGCTGCAACTTTTTAAAAGTGTCTCTATCATTAGGGCTAAAAATAGGTATTTAAGTTAAATTTTAATTTTGCCAACTTAAGCATAATTAAGCAAAGTAGCGCAGCTTTATATATGCATAATTGTTCAGCAATACAGATATTTTTGTAGGCTACTTAGTGACAGAACGTTGCACAAAAAATTACAGCACTGATGCAGTTTCTTGACAGCGTCCAGCCACAAAGTAGTTACAATCGGCTCAATTACAAACCTTTGCAAGAACTAAGTTCTACACAGCGGAATCTGAACGTTCTATTTGCTGCCGAATGGTATCAATGGAAGCATTAATACCAGCCAGTCTGGACTCTAAATCATCTCTGATCCAAACCAAGAATTTTAATTTCCGCTCTAAGCTAGCTTTATGCGAAATGGGTTCGCTTCCATAGCAGGTATTACCCCAAAAAGGAAACATAGTTTACCTCTGTAATTAGCTGTTGTAACAGTGCAATTGCTTGCACCACTACATTCTGACTAATAACTATTAGACGCAGATGAGTGACAACCGAACATTAGTGTACGTGCTTTGCGATCGCAAGCTAAAATTTCCCCAAGATAATCATGAGGATAGGAGTTACAGCACCACCTCAAAGAATTTGCCAATTTGGCATCACAAGTCGCTGTTTTAGGGTTTAAATAAGATATCAACAGAACGGAAAGTACAAATCGCCAGTTGTTGACCCACGTCTGTAGAATCACTCAACAGCTA contains:
- a CDS encoding DUF1772 domain-containing protein is translated as MSNVDYLPMALKLFTVLGCSLVAGVFFAFSTFVMSALARLQPREGIVAMQSINITAINPWFMVALFGTALACLFLAIASLSKLHRPGAVYLLLGSLCYLVGTILVTIAFNVPLNDALAIAKPDSPESANLWARYLANWTFWNHVRTIAAFGAAALLAIAFCKQTGTY
- a CDS encoding carbonic anhydrase, whose protein sequence is MKKLIRGLREFKSSYFPANEELFEQLSLGQKPRVLFITCSDSRIDPNLITQAGLGELFVIRNAGNIIPPFGATNGGEGATIEYAIQALDIQQIIVCGHSHCGAMKGLMKLDKLRVEMPLVHDWLKYAEATRRLVKDNYSNYEGEELLEIIIAENVLTQIENLRTYPAIRSKLHQKQLSIYAWIYQIETGEVLAYNPQQHAYVLLPNHLPPSEIDETLISPSLTSDGDIHFPTNQQSAVRLPKQIPSSEYEWFPMTELAPEQWERIYRGSKTNSETSN
- a CDS encoding aldo/keto reductase, with amino-acid sequence MLYRELGSTGERVSAIGLGGWHLSLKHVDEQLAIRLVRMAIDRGITFMDNSWDYNGGESEIRMGKALHDGYRDKVFLMTKIDGRSKKEATKQLDESLQRLQVDCIDLVQHHEILRFEDPHRVFDEDGANAALVAAQAAGKVRYIGFTGHKDPEIHLHMLHVAENYGFKFATVQMPLNVMDAHYRSFANLVVPELVKRNIGILGMKSMANGILLQSKTVTPIECLHYALNLPTSVVITGIDSIEILEQAFQAVDTFRPMTDEQVQALLAKTATAGSRGEFEPFKTSSIFDGTAKNPDWLGEEPKRLQQLMSA
- a CDS encoding GIY-YIG nuclease family protein, producing the protein MWLKYGINRDSILVSIEDISSGKTTLKCPYCQGGLIAKKGKVKEHHFAHDEETCRPVANREFPTLPLYDNFNIQLSGKDVAQLKLLWQEYGAKNYPISSYLITPGLLKAGMLRKNVYFSPPEYEFTELGKIPVGALELTRFNEVQEPLLLKKLLKLQLVAEHALHKNTPDLAYRLTDLKLYRAQLKRILSCTLYFLEVETNKGTLYKIGVTERQVTERVAEVKKDLLAHYQSVSIKVLGTWANRGNVELYFKHRYREFNYKIRSLTEYYKFNLDDVLLVFHDLQQMKLKTVSQVERDILAENSTFIQIAV
- a CDS encoding NAD(P)/FAD-dependent oxidoreductase, with protein sequence MFSSNIGKPDQESHALVIGGSIAGLLAAQVLSKYFHRVTIIERDRLSEQPEQRPGVPQALHFHILLKRGLDVIEQLFPGIQNELPASGAIAINASANFLWYGIGGWTPRFNSDLNVYSLSRNLLECMIRRRLFANKRVVFVQAAIVESLLSNSNKTQVTGVRVRQKLDSKQDTYPRQTDFTADLVVDASGRNSHAPQWLEAIGYKPPQETVVNSFLGYTSRLYQLPENFSADWLGVLVTAKAPDTRGGVLTAIEGNRWIVTLVGVGRDYPPTDEAGFLNFARSLRNPIIYETIKDAQPISPLTAYHRTENRWRHYEKLSRLPSGFVLLGDAVCAFNPVYGQGMTTAANAALLLDECLSQQLSRHAHGNLVGLSQNFQKQLSKIIAVPWMMATSEDFRFATTVGGRPSLMTQFMQIYLDQVLLLAADSADLHKLFLEVMHLLKPPSVFFHSTVLKQVLQRIIKESSQKSNRTEDRLLVDH